In the genome of Raphanus sativus cultivar WK10039 chromosome 4, ASM80110v3, whole genome shotgun sequence, one region contains:
- the LOC108839119 gene encoding probable transcription factor At1g61730, with translation MNKKRNPLENPPAASSSDDDEVVDSSAGEEEEHEDDDDASSSEEEEEDQPKPPSSSAVTIPGKTSDSGSETETDSDSDTEQPPNQRSGKGILAKDKSPPPLPKSGTKRPSEETSRETNSKREKKTGEDSKKPAAFQRLWTEDDEISVLQGMIDFKNDTGNSPYDDTNAYYDHMKKFISFEVSKNQFMDKLRSLKKKYMGKEKPSFTKPHDQKSFTLCKFIWGPDGMCLETAVKSNGVSKKKTNSVKQDPSSPNVDDMRVLVHESDWFERSFLVRGIAGFGVDEHFVKQSWRLVPVETKKKVEEKVKMLQAKEIEFVLHKTQILHEVTSMIAEASKNKPL, from the coding sequence ATGAACAAGAAACGCAACCCTCTAGAAAATCCACCTGCTGCATCCTCAAGCGACGACGATGAAGTCGTCGACTCTTCTGCcggagaagaagaggaacacgaagatgatgatgacgcTTCTTCatcggaagaagaagaagaagaccaacCCAAACCTCCTTCCTCCTCCGCCGTCACAATCCCAGGCAAAACTTCAGATTCTGGATCTGAAACCGAGACCGATTCCGATTCTGACACGGAACAGCCTCCGAATCAGCGATCTGGGAAAGGTATCCTCGCCAAGGACAAGTCTCCGCCGCCTCTACCGAAATCAGGAACGAAGCGGCCGAGTGAAGAGACCTCAAGGGAGACGAACTCGAAGCGAGAGAAGAAGACAGGCGAAGACTCAAAGAAGCCAGCTGCTTTCCAGAGACTATGGACTGAAGACGACGAGATCTCTGTCTTACAAGGTATGATCGATTTCAAGAACGATACAGGCAACTCTCCTTACGACGACACTAATGCTTACTATGATCACATGAAGAAATTTATTAGCTTTGAGGTTAGTAAGAACCAGTTCATGGATAAGCTTAGGAGTTTAAAGAAGAAGTATATGGGTAAAGAGAAGCCTTCTTTCACTAAACCTCATGATCAGAAGTCTTTTACATTGTGCAAGTTTATCTGGGGACCTGATGGGATGTGTCTTGAGACTGCTGTTAAGTCCAATGGTGTCTCCAAAAAGAAGACCAACTCTGTCAAGCAAGACCCTTCTTCTCCCAATGTTGATGATATGAGAGTCTTGGTTCATGAATCTGATTGGTTTGAGAGATCTTTTCTTGTTAGAGGGATTGCGGGTTTTGGTGTCGATGAGCATTTTGTGAAACAGAGTTGGAGGTTAGTCCCGGTTGAGACCAAGAAGAAAGTTGAAGAGAAGGTTAAGATGTTGCAGGCTAAGGAAATTGAGTTTGTCTTGCACAAGACTCAGATTTTGCATGAAGTTACCTCTATGATCGCTGAAGCATCCAAGAACAAGCCATTATAA